From the genome of candidate division KSB1 bacterium:
CGAATTCGATTTGCTGGCACTGGGTGAATGCATGATTCGGTTGAGCCCGCCCGGGCATCAGCGCATCGAGCTGACCCCGGTTTTCGAAGCCTATGCCGGCGGCGGGGAATACAACGTCGCCTATGCCCTGGCGCGCTATGGCCTGCGCACCGCCTGGGTGTCACGTCTGGTCGACAACCCGCTCGGTGCCTTCATCCGCAATCACGCCCAGGCCAGCGGCATGAATCTCAGTGAAGTGATTTGGGTGCCTTATGATGGGGTGGGCCGTGCCGACCGCATCGGCTTGAATTTCACCGAAGTCGGCATCGGCGTGCGGCCCAGCGTCACGTTGTACGATCGCGGCCATTCTGCCGCTTCGCACATGCGGCGCGGGGAAGTCGACTGGCACCGTCTCTTCAGCCGGCGCAAAGTGCGCTGGTTTCACACCGGCGGCATCTTCACGGCGTTGAGCGACAGTTGCGCCGAGGTCGTTGCCGAGGCCATGCAGGCGGCGCATGAAGCCGGCACGGTGGTGAGCTACGACCTCAATTTTCGCAGCAAGCTGTGGTCGAGTCAGCGTGCCATCGCAGTGACAAAAAAGCTGGTGCCCTATGTTGATGTGCTCATTGGCAATGAGGAGGATTTCCAGAAAGTGCTGGGCTTCGAGGTCGCAGGCACGGATGAACAGCTCAAGACGCTGCCGGTCGAAGGCTACAAGATGATGGTGGAAAAAGTCGTGACGGCTTACCCGCATCTCGGCGCGGTGGGCACCACGCTGCGCGAAGTGGTGAGCGGCCTGGTCAACAACTGGTCGGCGATCCTGTATTATGACGGACAGTTTTATCAATCACGACGCTATGAGCATCTCGAGATCGAAGATCGCGTCGGCGGCGGCGACGGGTTTTGCAGCGGTTTCGTGTACGGCCTGCTGCACGGCCTGGCGCCGCAGGAATGCGTGGAAATGGGCGCGGCGCACGGCGCGCTGCTGCAAAGCACGCGCGGCGACACCAGCATGGTGACGCTGGAGGAAATCAAACACGTGATGGCGGGGGGCAGCGCACGCATCAAACGTTGAATCTGGCGCAATCCGCCCGCAGCACGGCAATTACCGGAGCATTGGCCGAACAAGTCAACCGTGCGCCAATCATGCTGCCGCTGGATTGGTGCCCGGCCGGAAATGTTCCAACCGGCTGAGCCGTGCCTTCCGAAACTTGGCATTG
Proteins encoded in this window:
- a CDS encoding sugar kinase → MALKIKPAHETEFDLLALGECMIRLSPPGHQRIELTPVFEAYAGGGEYNVAYALARYGLRTAWVSRLVDNPLGAFIRNHAQASGMNLSEVIWVPYDGVGRADRIGLNFTEVGIGVRPSVTLYDRGHSAASHMRRGEVDWHRLFSRRKVRWFHTGGIFTALSDSCAEVVAEAMQAAHEAGTVVSYDLNFRSKLWSSQRAIAVTKKLVPYVDVLIGNEEDFQKVLGFEVAGTDEQLKTLPVEGYKMMVEKVVTAYPHLGAVGTTLREVVSGLVNNWSAILYYDGQFYQSRRYEHLEIEDRVGGGDGFCSGFVYGLLHGLAPQECVEMGAAHGALLQSTRGDTSMVTLEEIKHVMAGGSARIKR